In a single window of the Olivibacter sp. SDN3 genome:
- the bglX gene encoding beta-glucosidase BglX, translated as MMKKIIIPTLVAALFLAEPITVQAQRKTTKKLTSLSKPVDQPMDAFVSDLLAKMTLEEKIGQLNLPTGGEATTGSAVNTDLEKKIRAGEVGGVFSLTTPDRVRKTQELAVNHSRLKIPLIFGQDVIHGYKTLFPIPLGLSATWDMQLIERTARVAATEASADGLNWAFSPMVDISRDPRWGRISEGSGEDTYLGAEIAAAMVKGLQGNDLGAPNTLMACVKHFALYGAAEAGRDYNTTDMSLHRMYNEYLPPYKAAVDAGAGSIMTSFNDINGLPASANPWLLTDVLRKQWGFKGLVVTDYTAINELIDHGLGDLQQVSALSLKAGVDMDMVGEGFLTTLKQSLEEGKVSEEEIDRACRMVLEAKYKLGLFEDPFRYCNEERAKKEILSEDHRSLARQVAGESFVLLKNEKNTLPLQKTGTVALIGPLANTGSNMPGTWSVNADLEHTQSLLEGMKEVLGSQVNILHSVGSNLLDDASYQERATMFGREIPRDSRPEEEIIQEALATAQQADVVIAALGESSEMSGESSSRTDLDIPSGQQRLLAELLKTGKPVVLVLFTGRPLTLIWEEENVPAILNVWFGGTEAGKAITDVVFGDVNPSGKLTATFPKNVGQIPLYYSHKNTGRPLVEGKWFEKFRSNYLDVDNEPLYPFGYGLSYTSFSYSDISLSKDSFAAGDSVTATVTVTNTGNLEGKEVVQLYTQDLVGSVTRPVKELKGFQKVSLKPNESKAVEFKIGVDDLKFYNANLDYVAEPGAFKVYIGGNARDVKEAQFTLNE; from the coding sequence ATGATGAAGAAAATAATCATACCAACCCTGGTCGCAGCATTGTTTTTAGCAGAGCCAATAACAGTGCAAGCGCAGCGAAAAACAACTAAGAAGCTGACATCCTTATCGAAACCTGTCGACCAACCGATGGACGCCTTTGTTTCGGATCTCCTAGCGAAGATGACGCTAGAGGAAAAAATCGGCCAACTGAACCTTCCAACGGGAGGGGAAGCAACCACCGGGTCGGCGGTCAACACGGATCTGGAAAAGAAAATCAGAGCAGGGGAAGTGGGGGGTGTATTCAGCTTAACTACACCAGACCGTGTGCGCAAAACACAGGAGTTGGCCGTTAACCATAGCCGCTTAAAAATTCCGCTCATCTTCGGACAAGATGTTATTCATGGCTATAAAACACTGTTTCCCATACCTTTAGGTTTGTCGGCTACCTGGGACATGCAACTTATTGAGCGTACTGCCCGTGTAGCCGCTACCGAAGCCAGTGCAGATGGGTTGAACTGGGCCTTTTCGCCTATGGTAGACATTTCCCGTGATCCCCGTTGGGGCCGTATCTCCGAAGGCAGCGGCGAAGATACTTACCTTGGCGCCGAAATTGCCGCAGCCATGGTAAAGGGGCTGCAGGGCAATGACCTCGGCGCTCCCAACACGCTAATGGCCTGTGTGAAGCATTTTGCCTTATACGGCGCGGCAGAAGCCGGTCGCGATTATAATACCACCGACATGAGTTTGCATCGGATGTACAATGAATATCTACCACCGTATAAAGCAGCGGTCGATGCAGGCGCAGGAAGCATAATGACTTCTTTTAATGACATTAACGGCCTTCCCGCATCTGCAAATCCTTGGTTATTGACGGATGTACTGCGCAAACAGTGGGGCTTTAAAGGCTTAGTGGTAACCGATTATACCGCCATCAACGAATTGATTGATCATGGCTTGGGCGACCTGCAGCAGGTATCTGCATTATCTTTAAAAGCGGGCGTAGACATGGATATGGTGGGAGAAGGTTTTTTGACCACGCTTAAACAATCCTTGGAAGAGGGTAAGGTGAGCGAGGAAGAAATTGATCGAGCCTGTAGAATGGTGTTAGAAGCAAAGTATAAACTTGGGTTATTTGAAGACCCTTTTCGCTATTGTAATGAAGAGCGGGCTAAAAAAGAGATTCTCTCGGAAGATCACCGCTCTTTAGCACGGCAGGTAGCAGGAGAGTCTTTTGTGTTATTGAAAAACGAAAAAAACACCTTGCCACTTCAAAAAACAGGAACGGTAGCGCTGATCGGTCCCCTCGCCAATACCGGTAGTAATATGCCCGGTACCTGGAGTGTCAATGCCGACCTGGAGCATACGCAATCCTTATTGGAAGGAATGAAAGAAGTATTGGGAAGTCAGGTAAATATATTACATAGCGTTGGATCCAACCTATTGGATGATGCAAGCTATCAGGAGCGAGCCACCATGTTTGGCCGTGAAATACCGAGAGACAGCCGCCCGGAAGAAGAGATTATTCAAGAAGCCCTTGCAACGGCACAACAAGCAGATGTGGTTATTGCGGCTCTGGGCGAGAGCTCGGAGATGAGTGGTGAAAGCTCTAGCCGTACAGATTTGGATATCCCATCCGGACAACAGCGCTTACTGGCTGAATTATTAAAAACGGGAAAACCAGTGGTATTGGTATTGTTTACCGGTCGACCGTTAACCCTTATTTGGGAAGAAGAAAATGTTCCAGCTATACTCAATGTATGGTTCGGTGGTACAGAAGCGGGCAAAGCGATTACCGATGTGGTGTTCGGTGATGTAAATCCCTCGGGAAAACTGACAGCAACTTTCCCCAAAAATGTGGGGCAGATTCCTTTGTATTATAGCCACAAAAACACCGGAAGACCACTTGTCGAAGGAAAATGGTTCGAGAAGTTCCGATCCAACTATTTGGATGTAGATAATGAACCGCTTTATCCCTTTGGATACGGTTTAAGCTATACGTCCTTCTCTTATAGTGATATTAGCTTGAGCAAAGATAGTTTTGCAGCAGGCGATTCGGTTACTGCAACTGTTACCGTAACCAACACCGGTAATCTTGAAGGCAAAGAAGTGGTACAACTTTATACGCAGGATTTGGTCGGTAGTGTTACACGTCCGGTAAAAGAACTGAAAGGCTTTCAGAAAGTTTCACTAAAACCAAATGAAAGTAAAGCTGTTGAGTTTAAAATAGGGGTCGACGATTTAAAGTTTTATAATGCCAATTTGGATTATGTCGCGGAGCCGGGAGCTTTTAAAGTATACATTGGCGGAAATGCCAGAGATGTAAAGGAAGCACAATTTACATTGAATGAGTGA